A region from the Anaerolineae bacterium genome encodes:
- a CDS encoding SDR family oxidoreductase, whose product AVAPTLMLTETMLESLSESAKEAMAKRVPVRRLATPEDVARLVLFLGSAANTYVNGEVITVGGGAMS is encoded by the coding sequence ACGCGGTGGCGCCCACCCTGATGCTGACCGAGACCATGCTGGAAAGCCTTTCGGAAAGCGCCAAGGAGGCCATGGCCAAGCGGGTGCCCGTGCGCCGGCTGGCCACGCCGGAGGACGTGGCGCGCCTGGTATTGTTCCTGGGCTCTGCCGCCAATACCTATGTCAACGGGGAGGTCATCACGGTGGGCGGCGGAGCCATGAGCTGA